Within the Burkholderia mayonis genome, the region TTGCTTCGAGCACCCAGGGAGCAGGAAGTCGCAACTGTGCTTCATTCACGGTCACGGGAAGCCGCTGCGATTCGGTCGGGTCGCTTGCGTCCGACGCGACATCGTAAAAGATGGAGGCCGGCGCGGCAGCACCTTCGATGATCGTTGCCCGGGGGACATTGAAGCTCAGCGAGCTTTCGCGGTTGACGATCTTAGGCTCGCTGTCGAAATTCGTGCGGCCTCGCCAACGCAATATCACGGTATCGCCCGGCAGCATATCGTATGTCACCAGCACCGGTTCGCCCGAGGGAGGAACGTCGACCGGATCAAGCACGCCGTCCGGGCCTACGTGCTCCGCTGCCGGCGCCGGTAGAACGAGTGGCCGGCCGATCACGCGCACCGTCGTTCGGCGCGACCGCTGCGTGACGCTCGCGAGCGTCGCCGTATACGACAGCACCGCCAGCCCCTGCGCGACCGCTACCGCTGCTTCGTTCGGCACATTCAGGAATAGGAACGCGCCCGTATAAGTCCCCCGCACCGTGCGCACCACCGGATTGCCATCCGCCGTCTGGCCGTTCCACGTCAGCTCGATCTGGCTTTGCGGCGCAATCTTGGTATCCGTCACCATCACTTGCACGTCCTGACTGCCCAACTCATCGAGATTCAGTTCCCCGTTCGGCGCGAGCACCACCAACGGCGCCGCCAACAAGTTCGGATCGACCTCCACGTTCACGCGCACCTCGAGCGACCACTTCGACCAGTTCTTCACCCGGTCGTAGATTTCATAGCGCACGATCAGGCCATCACCGTCTCCTCCCGCCTGAATTGTTTCCGGCGGCACATGCACCACCACCCGCTGATTCACGTCGTCCGATTCGAGCGGCGGATGGCTGATCCGCTGCATGCTCCAGGCCAGCGTCAGCCGGTCGCCCTCGTCCATGTTCTCCCACGGCGCGATCGACACATCGACGCCCTTCGCCGCTTCGTCCTCGCCAATGTCGGTCGACTCCGGCACCGGCGGCGACAGGTTCTCGTTGATCCACTCCGTCGACGACTCCGGATCGAAGCCGCCCGGCACGTCGAGCTTGACGTCGATCGGCGTCACTTCCGAATAGAGCCACGCACTCGACGTCCTCAGACGGAAGAACACCGGTTGCATGCCGCTTCCGACCTCGAAAACGAACGCGGCCCGCACGTTCAGCACGTAGTACGTCGTAACCTCTTGGATCGTCAACTGAGCCGCGGGCGGCTTCAGGTCCAGGTTCGGATCGTTCGGATCCTCGCCCCAGAACAGCTCGATCAGATCGCCCGGAATCGGCTGCGGCGACAAGACCGGCCCGAGCCGGACCTGGATCAATCCGTCAGGCGCCTGCACATCCTGATAGCGGATGCCGCCATTGGCGTCCGCGCTCGGCACCTGCGGCGCCGGATATTCCGCGAGCATTCGCTTTGCCGAACCACCGCCGTCCATCCGAAATTCAGACATGATCCCGTCTCCTTCCCGCTCGTTCCGAGACATACCAATTCAATTTGCTGCCGACAGCGCGTCAACTCTCAGGCTAAGGTTTCCATCCGCGCACATCGGTAACTGCCGTCGTGGCAGGCGAAGTCACTGGAATAGGGTTAGGCCGATCTTGCGTGACCGTGTAGGTCACCACGACACGTCCTATCGATGCATCCAACGGATCGATGAGGAAAAAAGTCTGCGGCATTAGAAAATTCACGGGGTCATTTTCTTCGCCATCCTTAACGGTAATCGGTTGTTCCAGCTTGTCACCCACAGGTGCGCCCCCTGAAAGCCCGGTATAGGCCTGCGCTTCAAGGAACACGGTATCCCCTGCTACCTGATTCAGGTAATGCGCCACCTGAAACAAGGTCCCGCCTTGGGCGACTGCGATCGTCACGACACGGTTGCCAGGCGTTCCCTGCGCCTCCGGAAAATCACCTGCAGACAGCCCAGGCGCGCCTCCCGGCAGGTCATCCGAACTCTGGACGTCCACCAGTTGATCCGGCGCAAGCGAGGTATTGCTCTGATCGGCAGGGGGCGGCTGGAGGGTGCGCGTAACCGTGTAATGAACCGGCAACCTGGGATTGCTGCCCCCGGCCTCGATAACGGTCCCTAGTACGGTCTGCGGAGGAACGGCTCCCGCGACTACGTCGGCGGCCTCTATCGTATAGGGAGCCGCAAGTGCGGCTGCGCCGTCCCAGTAAACTTGAATTTCATCTCCTTCTTCGAACACCGGATCGCCGTCCTTGTTTTCCCACGGTATAACGGCTGTCGCGTCATCGCCGAACTGATCCGGAGGAATGATGTTGTCGGGCCCCGCGCCGGATGGCGGACGGATCGTCAGCGGCAGCAGCAAGCCGTGCACGGGATCGGTCGGATCGGGATCCTCTCCGCCCGCGAGCGTCAGGTCGATCAGCACGTCGTCAAGATCCGGTGACGTCCCAATCGTAAAGCCGTCACGCAGTACCTTGTAGGCGACGGAAACCGTGCCCCGCGTGGCGCCGTCCAATGCGGCCAACACCTCCTCGTACTGCACGGCAATGCCACCGTCCGGGCCGAACACGAAATCCGGATCAAGCAGGTCAGCGGCGAGCACCTCGCGCGCCTCCTGATCTCGCCCTCCCCACACCACGACGATTTCATCCCCGGCTTCGATGCGGTCATGAAATGGAATCTGCACGAGCACGCCGGCACGCGCATCGGCGTCGACAATGATGTCATTCTGTGCAAACACAGGAACTTCAGGCTGCTCCAGGTCGTCAATGGCAATCTTGAGCAGCACCCGGATCGTCGTCGGATCCGAGTCGGTCGACATATTTCCGGCGCGATCCTCGACTCTATATTTGAAATCCACAGGACCGTCATCCGCCAGCTCGATCAACGCCCGCGGATATTCGACAACGAAATCGTTCGTCACGTCATCTCGTGTAATTGGCGCCGTCGACACGATGTCGTTGACCATCAGATAAACGTTGTCCCCCAGTGCCTGGAAACCGTAGCTATAGATTTCGGCAGGCAATTTGTCACCCAAATCGGTCAACATTGCCGAAGTCAATCCGCTTTTCACGATGTCCGGATCGATGAACGGATTCGATAAATGTGGACCGGGTGGCGTCAAATCGACGATGAACTGTATGGCCGTCGGCCAATCCGTGTATTGATTGAGAAATGACGGTCCTTTCCACTTACGGTATCGGACTCTGTACGGCGTCTGCATGATCTTCTCCCGGCGATCCGCCGCGGCGATCACGAGATTGACAAAGCCCGCCGTCAGGTCCGCATCGACCACATCCTGCCGGTTGTCATAGAGACTATCGTCGATGAACAATTGAAATCCATCCCAATCCGGCACCGTTTCAGTCGGATCGGTCTTGATCGGAATCCTGATGTTCAGCACATCGTTTTTGATCGATGCAAGAAGCAGACCGTCGGCAGGGGCCCCTCCACGAAGCGGGGCCAGCGCTGCAGGATCGATCTCAGGTTCAAACAGATCCTCCACCACGGATGCCTCGTCTTGCCGAGATAGGCTTCGAACTACCCTGGCAGCACGCTCACGCGCAGTCTGACCAGATACGGTCTTTCGCTTGTTCATCATGCCCTCCGACTCAAATTGAAAGCCCACGAATCACCGCACACATCTCGCGCTCGAAGGTTACGTGCCACCGGGACCAGTCATTATCCGAGCAGGTAACAAATACAACCTCGACGAGCCCCAATTCCACGAAGTTATAAAATTTACATCATCAAATCTGAATTTTGAAGTTAAATTGTAATTTTTAACTCAACCACTTAATTATAGAATTCAACGAAATTCCCGCAAGAAAAACAATTATCATACAATTTATATTTATACATTATACGGTGGCGATTCAGAATTCTTTCGAATGGATTGCGACTTTTTATTGTCAATAAATAGCCACAAATTCCCCAAATTCGGCATCCTCAAGCCTCCCAGGGCGGCGCTGCGATGTCGCTCGCGCGAAATACACATTCCGGCTCTCCCGCAGTGCAATATCAACAATTGATGTGATGAATAGGATGTTCTATCTAGCGTGGAATTAAGTAATTCCATAATTTGACTTTCTTAAAGATTTGAATAAAATTCAGATCGCAGAATTCAGGTCATCATGGCCTGCTGGCCGTGCTGCGATATGTCTCCGAGAGAGGTTTTCGTACCCGTCCTATTTGAAATGCCAAAAGCATCCGGGAAAATGGCTGATATTTTCTCTCACAATTTGCTCGGAGTTCTATGTCCCCCTCTCTCATCTCTCCCTGGCGCCGAACACCGTGGGCACTCGCTGTAGCACTGGCATTCACTGCGACGGGCTCGCATGCCGGCACATTGATTGGCCCCGGCGCATCCGCGACCGTGAATGCCGGCTCCCCTATCGAGTCTTGGACTTTGGATGACGGCGCGTCCCTTAAAGTGAATTCTGGCGGTCAAACTAATGCCATTTCTGCGAATTCAGGCTCGAGCGTTTCCGTTGTTGGCGGTTCGGTTAGCGCTTCGAGCAGCGCCCCCGCGCTCAGCCTGGGCGACAGTACGGCTACGCTCAGCCAGGCATCCGTCGTCAATACGTCAGGCGCAGCGTTAGCGTTGAATCGCGCCGCGGGCAATTTCAATTTGTCGAGTTCGAGCGCCCAGGTTGCCAATAGCACGCTTTCCGGCGCAGGCGCCGCACTAATCACGTTCGCGGGCGCCGACTTGACATTGGCCAACACTCAGGTCAACGCCACGCGCAACGGAACTAGCATGCTAAATTCGGGCATCGGCGGCACATTATTCGGCGGGAACGTAAGCGCGACGAACGGAACTCATATCGCAGGGGATACAAACGGTCTATTGATCACCGCCGAACGACAAACCAACGTCAATTGGACCACTAACCTGAACCTCGATCAGTCGACCATTGAGGGACGCTCGGGTGCAGCCATTGTGGTTGACAGTGTCGTCCCGAGCTTTCCCAGCGCCACGGCCAATCTCATGGTCGCAAACGGTTCGAATCTGATCGGCGGCAACGGCAACTTGCTTGAAGTCAACCATGGAAACACCGCCAACCTGACAGTCGACAACAGCGTGTTGAACGGCAACGTCGTTGTCGACAACTCCAGCGCGGCAACTGTCACCTTGCAAAAAAGTGCCGTGCTCACGGGCCAGCTGACTAATGTCGGCCACCTCGCGGTCAACAGCGCTGCGATGTGGAATATGGTCGATAACGCGTCGGTGGCCAATGTCTCGCTTGGCGGCGGCACGATCAACCTGAGTCAGAGCGGCGGGCCTTTCCATCGCCTTGATGTTGGCGAATTGTCGGGTAGCGGCACCTTTGGAATGCATGTCGATTTGGCATCTCTGCAGGGCGACTTCCTGAATTTGTTCGGCACTGCTTCGGGCAATCATGGGCTGGCTATTCAAAATACCGGTATAGAGCCGCGCAAGGGCGCAGCTCCCCTGCAGGTCGTGCAAACCAGCGGTGGAGACGCCACATTCCAGGCAGTCGGCAACGGCGGCATGGTCGACGCCGGAGCCTTCCAATACTCACTGGAGCGGCAAGGCAACGGCTGGTACCTCGTGCAGGCGCGCGGCGACGACGGTAATCCGATCCCGACGCCGTCGACGGAATCGACGCTTGGTCTATTCAACGTCTCATCTACGGTGTGGTACGGCGAATTGGCATCGCTGCGCAGCAGGATGGGGGACGTGCGCCTGGGGCGTGACGGCGCCGAGGTTTGGGCTCGGACTTACGGCAATCGGCATCTGGTCAATTCAGGCGATCTGTCGTATCAGCAGAATCAGTATGGCCTTTCGCTCGGTACGGACGCGCCGGTACACGTTTCCAACGGTCGTCTGCGGGTCGGCGTACTGGGCGGATACAGCCGCAGCGATCTGGATTTCGGCAGCGCGACCACGGGTTCAGTCGACAGCTTTTACTTGGGCGGTTACGCGACCTGGTTGAGCGATAACGGCGTATTTGTCGATGGTCTCATCAAGGGCAACGTGTTCCGAAACAACGCGAAGGTCACGATGAGTGACGGCACGCCAGCTAATGGCGGTTATACCAACTACGGATTGGGAACATCGGTAGAAGCGGGGCGGCACATCCCGCTGGGTAATCGATGGTTCGTCGAGCCGTCGATAACGTTGTCCGCATTTCTGGCGAGTGGCGCCAGCACGACGCTGGACAATGGATTGCAGGCGTCGGGCAGCACCAACAAGTCGTTGCAGGCCCGCCTCGGCGCGGCAGTCGGGCGCAATTTCGAATGGGCGGACGGAAGCGTGATGCAGCCGTATCTCAAGCTCGGTGTCGTGCAAGAGTTTGCGCGCAGTAACGACGTCAACGTCAACGGCAATCTGTTCAACAACAATCTGGCGGGTACACGGGTGGAGATCGGAGCCGGCGTCGTCGCTCAGTTGTCGTCGAAATTGCAGTTGCATGGCGACGTGACCTACGGCAAGGGCAACAGGATTGAACAACCTTGGGGATTCAACGCCGGACTGCGCTATGTTTGGTGATTGATACATCGCCGTGCCGCCGAAGGTTGCGGCGAAGCCGCGGCGCCCCTTTGCTCGAATTCCTTCAGCGCCTCGATTATCGTCCTCCGGACGGCAAGCCGTTGTTCAAATCGGCTCTTCACGGTGCGAGATTCTCGGGGCGATGCAGATGCGCATCTCGACGCTACTGAATTTGTCGAGTCAGTGATAGGACGCTCGTTCTGCTGCGTCGCGCCTGGCCACGCCATCCATGAATACTATCTGTTCTCTGCTATTCGCAGGATGTGAGCGATTCATTCATCAGTCGATTATCCTCCAAGAGTCTCTTTTTGCCGTTACGGCGAAAAATGCGCTCGGTTGGACGTTGTAAATGGAATGTTTCACGCCTCTCGTTGAGAACGATGGAAATATCTGGAATCAATCACCTGTTCGGAATTACAGGTAAAACAAATCGGAACGACTTCGTTGTGATCGCAATGTAAGAGCGAAGTGGACTGTCGCCTTCCATTTTGTAAAATGTAATTTTTTTAAAATACTTGAATTAATGATCGCGCCGCCTAGACTTGCAGAATGAATTTCAGAAAAATAAGACAGATTTGGGTTGCAAAATAAGCAAAGATACGATGAATTTCGCTTGAAGTCATTGTGCGGAGACTGATTGTCGGCACCTTGGATTGATCGAATCCAGGAAGTTTTCGGCGGGTGAACAGACCCTAGTTTTACTGTGTCAGTATAGGAGCCTCTTCATCCTTTGCATGAGGAAGTGATGGACTGGGAGACATCGTGTTCGGTAACGTGATCTGCGTCCATGATGTCCTCTGTTGAGCAAGCCTTGGTGCCGTCAATCTTACGACTCGGGCTCTGACGACTCGCGCTACACAGGATCTGATTATAAAAATAATCTTTATATTTACATTGTATTATTGGCTAATACATGTCAAGCGGGCTGATCTATGGTTTGCATGCGCAATTGAAAATTGCAAAAGGATTTTCCAACCTATTTGCCTGATTGGTCGAATATTTATTGATGCGATTTTGTAATTTTTACTGCTTGAATCATCGCGTGTATTGATGATTTTCACTCGTATCGACACTCACTTAATAAGGTGCGACTTGCCCCGTGCTCCTTATCGAGAGGTGATGTATGAAACCGCAGATTCGTCCGCCCAGTTTGATGCTTCGCCGCCCGATCCGCGTACTACGACACAGGCCGGCCACCGTGAAGGGCATCACGAATCCTCTTTTCATTCCATCTCAATTTTTAGGACGTTTGCCAACTGGCATGACGCCGGATGGCCTGTTGTTAGCGAGTTCCGCGGGTGTTGACATTGGTGTTTTGGCTCCCTTTCCGCTTTATTACATAGAGCCAGATCTCGAAGATACAGCCGCATTGCTACTTGATGGCCGATATGCTGCCGGCGATACAGTGACGTTACATTGGCGCGGTCGCACGAACTTCGGCAGCGAGCCCAAAATCGTCAACCGTGAAAGCACGTTGGGCTTCAATGTTTCCAGAGCAACGATAGTCGCGGGCGCTGCCGCGCCGGCAATCATCTTCTGTGACGTCGCATCGGACGCCAACGACGCGACTGCGCCACGACCGCTCACCCTGACCGTGAATGAGGCACAGTTGCGGCTTCCTGTTCCGTGGATGCTCGGAGCGACGGGCGAAAATCATGACCAGCTTGGTATCGACGCGTATTACAACGCCGAGTTCATCACGGTTCAAGTGTGCCGATATAACGACATGGCCGGAATGGATACCGTGCAGGTCCAGTGGGTAGGATCAGTGACTTATAACGCGGAAATTCGTCAAGTCGGCCTCCCCGGGCCGATGGATTTTCGAATTCCGCGCATGGAAATCATTGATGCAATCGGTTGCGATGTTCGTATCAGCTATAGCGTGCAGCAGCGACTGGGTGGCCCGGTGTATCCGTCCGATACTTTGACCTTGCATGTCGAGGGGCAATCGCTGACGCTTCCTGCCTCCACCCTTAACGGAGCTCGCACACAAGTGGCGGTCTTGTATGCAGGGGTGGAAAACGACCAAACGGTTCGAGTCCGATGGGATGGCGTGGTGACGCGGCACACCGAAATACAGCGCGTCGTCACAAGGGACAACCCTCTGTATTCGAGATTCCAGCGACATGGGTTACCGAAAATAGCGGCTCCAGTGTCCTGATCAACTACAGTGTCGGCTGGATGATTCCGATGCGCCGCTTCAATTTTCGCGTGTATTGCGGGGAAATTTATAATTATAGATAACACAATGACAATTTTTCGGCGGGAAATCATTGTAAGGACATGATCAACGAAATCAAAATCATTAATAATAAAACGTTAGCATGATCACCAGACTCTATCGATAGCCAAAACCGGGAAGATATCGACATGACGAGCGTATGGACGAGCATGAATTACCCAACAGGCGTCGACGCTTCGACATTGAAGCGATGCTTGCCGATCTTCAAGTGATGCCCGGCTCCATGCCGACCATGTACGGTGCAACATGGATCTTTGCCCTTGAACGGAATTGGCACTGACCAAGAATCAGAAATAATCAGTCAAATATCATTTTTTGGAGACTGATCATGCGATATAACGGAATTCTAATCTGGCTTGTACAGATTATCGCCGTACTACTCAGCGCATGCGCAACATCGCCTCCACACACGCCGGAAACAGGAACATTCAACGAATCGCGATCGCCGAAATCGCTTCTCGTCGAGCGGGGACCGGAGGCCGCTGTTCAATTGAATGGCTGGTATAACAGAACCGATCTAAACTGCGGCAATCCAGACCGCCCGTCTTTCCAGTGCAGTGGCGTAATGCTACGGGCAACCGAAACCAACCCTGCATTTTTGCCATGGGATCCCAGTCCTGGCTCCATACAAAGCGGTGGCGTCTCCTTCTCGTGGCTACGCATGGATAACAATTTTTCGAGCCTGGTCTTCAATTATTCGAATGGGTTTATTTTTTACCCGGCTCTCGACACCCCGCCGGGGAAAGATGACAATATCGCTGTCCTTTGCGCTTTCCCGATGGATGCAGACACATTCAACCGAAATACACTTCAGGGATGTGGTTCGAACACCGCCTATCCGTCGGAAAGTCGGCCGTGTGAGGAACAAGGCATCACGACCGCTCAGCAATGGATCAGTCATTTTAACCAGGGTGCTAACAAATACCGATATCAGTGCGGATGGAACGTAAGAGGGGGACAGCAGGATACGGCAAATCGTTTCTATCAGAATATTCTGGCCAGGCAAGCCATGAGCCAGCAATGGTGGGCAATCCAGAATGAATTGCGACTAGCTACCTGGCCGACCGCCTACGGTGCCAATCTTCCTATCCAGTCGTTTTTTTATCAGGTTGGCAAATCCGGAGCTCTTGCCAACGCGCGAAACGATCAAATGCGTTACTACGAAAATTACGGGCAGGTCATTCCTATTATTCGTTTGACCCTACCGTCAACCATCAATGACAAAGCCACCTTTGCGTATAGCGAGGCCGATCAAGGCATCAGCGAGCCATTGACACTGGATACATCTCCCGCATATCTGCAAGGTGTGGCTATCGTTACATCGACACCGCCCCCCTTGCCTTACACAGATGCATCAATGCAACGTCGGGCTTCCGGAGGGAAGCCTCCATATCATTATCGCTCGAGCAATTCCTCCATCGCTTATGTCGATTCAATAACAGGAAAGGTGACATCATTCGGAAATGGATCGTCTGCAATTACTGTTCGAGACCAATCTGGTCAAGAAAAATCGTACCCTCTTTCTGTATCCAATGTTTTCATAATAATTAAATCTGGCCGATTTGCTCAATTCTCTCTTTGCTCAAGCATACTGAGTGACATGGGAGCCCGCTTGCCATCTATATCTGAATGGACTGAGGCATACGTGTCCTATAATGGGAAGCCGCAGATAGGCATCTATTATGCATGGTCGGCCACCCCAACAAGCGTCTCTAATTCCCATTGGGCCTTTGATCCATATGACGGATCTTTTGCGTCATATATATCCGATGGGCCAAATCAGGTTGCTGCAGAATGTATTGGTGTAAAACTTAAATAAATTATTATCATGATTGACATTTAATTTGATATGTAAATCATAAATTGCGCTAGAGATGTTGTCATTATATTTGGGGTGGTTGATAAGATAAATTTTTATAAATTGAGGCTAATTGTGTGGAAAAAATGAAAATGTGGTGAACTTTGAATCAGCGCCAACAACTGACGCAGTCGGCGATTTCATGAGCAGCCCGTGTTATGGCGGCGAAGCTCTCGATTCGAATTCTCAGGCATCTAAAGTTGCGCGGCAACGCAAGGGTACACATCTCTTCCGTGTATATCTGACCTGGTACATTGAACATTCCTTCTTTCTCTCCTTTTAGTCGATTTTATACGCGGCATCATGGAAAGCGAAATTTCGGGGGAGGTTCATTTCCGTGCTTACCCTCACCCTTGGTTCTCGAAGACATCCATGTGTACCTTTACCATCTCATCGTAAGCCGGTTGTTGATATTGTTCTTCAATGCCGGGGCCGCTTCAACGAACAGATCGCGTTCTTCCTGGGCCATCCGCAGGATGTTCTTGCGCTTCCGCACCGGATCAGGGTTAGCTAGATCGGGAGGCTCTTTGGACGTTTGAGATCGCATTGGAAGCTCGAAGTAAGATAAAGCACAATCACAATTTTGATCGAAGCGAATTGTTTGTAAAATTGTAAAATGTACAGTTTCGAAAGGCTTGAATTTATGAACGACCGACGTAGAATTTGAAAGGCATCTGTGGCGTCATGAAATTCATTAAATGACAAAAGGCATATATCTGATTAATACCATCTGAAATCCATTTTTGGCTGTCAGCGGCTTTGTTGAGCTTCATTGCATAAATCGAGTGCAAGAAGGAGGTATTGCTCATGGTCATGATCACAGGCGATGCGACCGGATTGCGGGCGTGCGATGTCCGCCACGCGGTTCAGGACGCATACGCGGATGGCGGCCTTGGTCGCCTGCGAGTCAGTGCGACGCCCGCACCGACGATTACCCGTGAGCGTTTTAAAGCGGGACATCGCATTCTCCGCGAGCGAGCGCCGATGATAGCCGCTGCTCTTCTTCCATTCGCGACGGCCGAGTTGTGCGATCGCATCGACGGCGTCGTTGCGCCATGTCGCGCCGGAGGTATTCATCGACTCATGAAGTGGGTCTTCGCGCGGCGGAATCGAGGGCGTCGCGCCGCACGCGGCGATTGTGGCGTGATATGGCCTGGAGTCGTCGGGCTCATCACCGTCAATGACATCGGGCCGCTCGTCGACCGGGATCTGGTCAAGCAGTTCAGCCAGGACGCCGCCGGCGGCAACGTCCTGGTGTGTCATCAACGCGGCGCGCAGCTGGCCGGCGTTCGCGTCAAGCGCAAGATGCACCTTGCGCCACGTGCGACGCCTCGAGTAGCCATGCTGATGCACCTTCCATTCGCCTTCGCCATAGTCCCTGACGCCTGTGCTGTCGACCACCAGATGGATCGGCGCGCTGTCCCGGACGATTGTCAGTTGGACCTCGGGCGTCCGCGCGCGGCGGCACATCGTCGTGTAGTTCGGCACGGGCAAGGTGGCGAAAGCCT harbors:
- a CDS encoding autotransporter outer membrane beta-barrel domain-containing protein, translated to MSPSLISPWRRTPWALAVALAFTATGSHAGTLIGPGASATVNAGSPIESWTLDDGASLKVNSGGQTNAISANSGSSVSVVGGSVSASSSAPALSLGDSTATLSQASVVNTSGAALALNRAAGNFNLSSSSAQVANSTLSGAGAALITFAGADLTLANTQVNATRNGTSMLNSGIGGTLFGGNVSATNGTHIAGDTNGLLITAERQTNVNWTTNLNLDQSTIEGRSGAAIVVDSVVPSFPSATANLMVANGSNLIGGNGNLLEVNHGNTANLTVDNSVLNGNVVVDNSSAATVTLQKSAVLTGQLTNVGHLAVNSAAMWNMVDNASVANVSLGGGTINLSQSGGPFHRLDVGELSGSGTFGMHVDLASLQGDFLNLFGTASGNHGLAIQNTGIEPRKGAAPLQVVQTSGGDATFQAVGNGGMVDAGAFQYSLERQGNGWYLVQARGDDGNPIPTPSTESTLGLFNVSSTVWYGELASLRSRMGDVRLGRDGAEVWARTYGNRHLVNSGDLSYQQNQYGLSLGTDAPVHVSNGRLRVGVLGGYSRSDLDFGSATTGSVDSFYLGGYATWLSDNGVFVDGLIKGNVFRNNAKVTMSDGTPANGGYTNYGLGTSVEAGRHIPLGNRWFVEPSITLSAFLASGASTTLDNGLQASGSTNKSLQARLGAAVGRNFEWADGSVMQPYLKLGVVQEFARSNDVNVNGNLFNNNLAGTRVEIGAGVVAQLSSKLQLHGDVTYGKGNRIEQPWGFNAGLRYVW
- a CDS encoding IS5 family transposase, with the protein product MRRDASKTRVPKARYRVSNWAAYNAGLINRGNVTMWIDEAARACTPDSESRRGCPRLYGDALIQALPGLKSVFRLPPRAPRGCAPSLRDQAFATLPVPNYTTMCRRARTPEVQLTIVRDSAPIHLVVDSTGVRDYGEGEWKVHQHGYSRRRTWRKVHLALDANAGQLRAALMTHQDVAAGGVLAELLDQIPVDERPDVIDGDEPDDSRPYHATIAACGATPSIPPREDPLHESMNTSGATWRNDAVDAIAQLGRREWKKSSGYHRRSLAENAMSRFKTLTGNRRCGRRTDSQATKAAIRVCVLNRVADIARPQSGRIACDHDHEQYLLLALDLCNEAQQSR